One Hyla sarda isolate aHylSar1 chromosome 11, aHylSar1.hap1, whole genome shotgun sequence genomic window carries:
- the CHURC1 gene encoding protein Churchill isoform X2 — MKGNTCLETGSFLLNYVSCAKCNTRDFVLIANKTADEEDGEEIITFDHMCKNCHHVIAKHEYTFSVVDEYQEYTMLCMLCGRAEDSVSVLPDDPRQMAPLF; from the exons ATGAAG GGTAACACGTGTTTGGAGACCGGATCCTTTCTGCTAAATTATGTGAGCTGTGCAAAATGCAATACGCGAGACTTTGTGCTCATCGCTAACAAAACAGCGGATGAAGAGGATGGAGAAGAGATTATTACATTTGATC ATATGTGCAAAAACTGTCACCATGTGATTGCAAAGCATGAGTATACCTTCAGCGTGGTGGATGAATATCAG GAGTATACCATGCTCTGCATGCTGTGTGGAAGAGCAGAAGACTCTGTTAGCGTACTGCCCGATGACCCGCGACAGATGGCGCCACTCTTCTAA
- the CHURC1 gene encoding protein Churchill isoform X1 has protein sequence MCGGCVQQEYPDRGNTCLETGSFLLNYVSCAKCNTRDFVLIANKTADEEDGEEIITFDHMCKNCHHVIAKHEYTFSVVDEYQEYTMLCMLCGRAEDSVSVLPDDPRQMAPLF, from the exons ATGTGCGGGGGCTGTGTGCAGCAGGAGTACCCGGACCGG GGTAACACGTGTTTGGAGACCGGATCCTTTCTGCTAAATTATGTGAGCTGTGCAAAATGCAATACGCGAGACTTTGTGCTCATCGCTAACAAAACAGCGGATGAAGAGGATGGAGAAGAGATTATTACATTTGATC ATATGTGCAAAAACTGTCACCATGTGATTGCAAAGCATGAGTATACCTTCAGCGTGGTGGATGAATATCAG GAGTATACCATGCTCTGCATGCTGTGTGGAAGAGCAGAAGACTCTGTTAGCGTACTGCCCGATGACCCGCGACAGATGGCGCCACTCTTCTAA